In Takifugu flavidus isolate HTHZ2018 chromosome 5, ASM371156v2, whole genome shotgun sequence, the following proteins share a genomic window:
- the endog gene encoding endonuclease G, mitochondrial isoform X2 encodes MWTRRKHKTYPTFSLGVYKRNRRVTHGSSAVVMKYGFPSLANIKTRESYVTSYDPRTRTASWVIEKLNHSSLHGPSNRKFCDFKEDESVHIFHRATSADYKGSGFDRGHLAAAANHKWSQKAMEDTFYLSNVAPQNPHLNKNTWNNLEKHCRSLTKHYMNVYVCTGPLYLPRQQADGKLYVQYQVIGKNQIAVPTHFFKVLILEKADGSGVELQSYVLPNDQVEEKVPLEHFLVPIEMVERASGLLFVHNIMKRASSRQKITANR; translated from the exons ATGTGGACGAGGAGGAAACACAAAACGTACCCTACTTTTTCTCTTGGTGTTTACAAAAGGAACCGAAGG GTGACTCATGGAAGCTCAGCTGTGGTCATGAAATATGGTTTTCCTTCACTGGCTAACATCAAGACCAGAGAATCTTACGTCACGTCCTATGACCCACGTACACGGACTGCATCCTGGGTTATTGAGAAACTGAATCATTCCTCCCTGCATGGCCCATCGAACAGGAAGTTCTGTGATTTTAAAGAGGATGAGAG tgtgcacATTTTTCACAGAGCAACCAGTGCAGACTACAAAGGGAGCGGATTTGACAGAGGacacctggctgctgcagccaatcaTAAATGGAGTCAAAAAGCCATGGAAGACACATTCTATTTGAGCAATGTGGCCCCACAG AATCCTCACCTCAACAAGAATACCTGGAACAATCTGGAAAAACATTGTCGCTCTCTTACCAAACATTACATGAATGTCTACGTGTGCACAGGACCCCTGTATTTGCCCAG GCAACAAGCTGATGGGAAACTCTATGTTCAGTATCAGGTCATAGGGAAAAACCAAATTGCTGTGCCAACACACTTCTTCAAG GTACTGATCCTGGAGAAGGCTGATGGCAGTGGGGTTGAACTTCAATCCTATGTTTTACCAAATGATCAAGTTGAAGAAAAGGTTCCCCTGGAGCATTTCTTAGTTCCTATTGAAATGGTTGAGCGAGCATCAGGACTCCTGTTTGTCCATAATATCATGAAAAGGGCAAGCAGCCGTCAGAAAATCACAGCCAACAGATGA
- the endog gene encoding endonuclease G, mitochondrial isoform X3 has product MKPFCRTGATLLFGAGLGISVTHGSSAVVMKYGFPSLANIKTRESYVTSYDPRTRTASWVIEKLNHSSLHGPSNRKFCDFKEDESVHIFHRATSADYKGSGFDRGHLAAAANHKWSQKAMEDTFYLSNVAPQNPHLNKNTWNNLEKHCRSLTKHYMNVYVCTGPLYLPRQQADGKLYVQYQVIGKNQIAVPTHFFKVLILEKADGSGVELQSYVLPNDQVEEKVPLEHFLVPIEMVERASGLLFVHNIMKRASSRQKITANR; this is encoded by the exons ATGAAGCCCTTCTGTCGGACCGGAGCGACCTTATTGTTTGGAGCGGGACTCGGAATTTCA GTGACTCATGGAAGCTCAGCTGTGGTCATGAAATATGGTTTTCCTTCACTGGCTAACATCAAGACCAGAGAATCTTACGTCACGTCCTATGACCCACGTACACGGACTGCATCCTGGGTTATTGAGAAACTGAATCATTCCTCCCTGCATGGCCCATCGAACAGGAAGTTCTGTGATTTTAAAGAGGATGAGAG tgtgcacATTTTTCACAGAGCAACCAGTGCAGACTACAAAGGGAGCGGATTTGACAGAGGacacctggctgctgcagccaatcaTAAATGGAGTCAAAAAGCCATGGAAGACACATTCTATTTGAGCAATGTGGCCCCACAG AATCCTCACCTCAACAAGAATACCTGGAACAATCTGGAAAAACATTGTCGCTCTCTTACCAAACATTACATGAATGTCTACGTGTGCACAGGACCCCTGTATTTGCCCAG GCAACAAGCTGATGGGAAACTCTATGTTCAGTATCAGGTCATAGGGAAAAACCAAATTGCTGTGCCAACACACTTCTTCAAG GTACTGATCCTGGAGAAGGCTGATGGCAGTGGGGTTGAACTTCAATCCTATGTTTTACCAAATGATCAAGTTGAAGAAAAGGTTCCCCTGGAGCATTTCTTAGTTCCTATTGAAATGGTTGAGCGAGCATCAGGACTCCTGTTTGTCCATAATATCATGAAAAGGGCAAGCAGCCGTCAGAAAATCACAGCCAACAGATGA
- the endog gene encoding endonuclease G, mitochondrial isoform X1: MKPFCRTGATLLFGAGLGISVSRLLSINGVQDEEQEANLLNRLPVVPVVQASELTVTHGSSAVVMKYGFPSLANIKTRESYVTSYDPRTRTASWVIEKLNHSSLHGPSNRKFCDFKEDESVHIFHRATSADYKGSGFDRGHLAAAANHKWSQKAMEDTFYLSNVAPQNPHLNKNTWNNLEKHCRSLTKHYMNVYVCTGPLYLPRQQADGKLYVQYQVIGKNQIAVPTHFFKVLILEKADGSGVELQSYVLPNDQVEEKVPLEHFLVPIEMVERASGLLFVHNIMKRASSRQKITANR, from the exons ATGAAGCCCTTCTGTCGGACCGGAGCGACCTTATTGTTTGGAGCGGGACTCGGAATTTCAGTGAGCCGCCTGCTGAGCATTAATGGCGTTCAAGACGAAGAGCAAGAGGCCAATCTGCTGAACCGGCTCCCAGTGGTCCCGGTGGTCCAGGCGTCGGAGCTGACA GTGACTCATGGAAGCTCAGCTGTGGTCATGAAATATGGTTTTCCTTCACTGGCTAACATCAAGACCAGAGAATCTTACGTCACGTCCTATGACCCACGTACACGGACTGCATCCTGGGTTATTGAGAAACTGAATCATTCCTCCCTGCATGGCCCATCGAACAGGAAGTTCTGTGATTTTAAAGAGGATGAGAG tgtgcacATTTTTCACAGAGCAACCAGTGCAGACTACAAAGGGAGCGGATTTGACAGAGGacacctggctgctgcagccaatcaTAAATGGAGTCAAAAAGCCATGGAAGACACATTCTATTTGAGCAATGTGGCCCCACAG AATCCTCACCTCAACAAGAATACCTGGAACAATCTGGAAAAACATTGTCGCTCTCTTACCAAACATTACATGAATGTCTACGTGTGCACAGGACCCCTGTATTTGCCCAG GCAACAAGCTGATGGGAAACTCTATGTTCAGTATCAGGTCATAGGGAAAAACCAAATTGCTGTGCCAACACACTTCTTCAAG GTACTGATCCTGGAGAAGGCTGATGGCAGTGGGGTTGAACTTCAATCCTATGTTTTACCAAATGATCAAGTTGAAGAAAAGGTTCCCCTGGAGCATTTCTTAGTTCCTATTGAAATGGTTGAGCGAGCATCAGGACTCCTGTTTGTCCATAATATCATGAAAAGGGCAAGCAGCCGTCAGAAAATCACAGCCAACAGATGA
- the LOC130525993 gene encoding netrin-G2-like, protein MAAQPATIATLLLFLPLLVQCQFDVCRNLRDSEGGPGWEFYACQPSPSNMKEVMQIRVDPPGITCGNPPERFCTLENPYLCSDECDASSPDLSHPPQLMGDRERGGLITYWQSVTWSKFPEPLLANITLSWNKSLELVDDITLTFEYGRPTSMVLEKSLDKGVTWQPYQYYADDCLEAFGMSPKRVSDLAPSNLTRVICTEQYSRWVGAKEEKIVVFEVRARFGVFAGPKLINMDALYTRMEIMKNLKDFFTFTNLRLRLLRPALGGTYVQRDNLLKYFYAISNIDVPARCKCNLHASQCMLRDATLQCECDHNTSGQDCQRCSLGFESQSWKPGSYLPLPKGTANICEATETAAMAGDSNPTASIRPSATSDGVTDIVRDTTTITSTSETTTTTSTDNILDKPLPAVSPKELRFDDPSTDVSLVDVLTPDIPSPAVLRPYLPLLDIPPEVPRLDEIPPDTLPTYLSPVDVLTPDILSTTALLLDIVSGTLSSKSQDNLREPLLDAVSAKVSVVSLMSSSEQVGHNAVPDKTIDQPDSVIDLPPVKFNFSFVDVSKSFDPVLDSVPVFVDDPRNISDDSSAPTNHLITKPLESGYNSVLEQPNNDKVNDETGSMGLISSSQNSESKKYKLDLTQEEESLVVQAEGQSPTVVSTQESENKGPEDKNIEDQNQETVTEPNKQTKDTGREEKDDKGYEKKATQKILIPGGSKFSQLSKIAYISFQDCECNDHSSRCSYIDFINVVTCVSCKHNTRGQRCQYCRLGFYRNASLPLSDENVCAVCNCDEERSVSPHCSDDGICQCKPGASGRRCDSCLPGYTWRGNGSGCTEKMCDEENLICRNGGTCINFQRCMCPDSFTGVFCEKSICLKENSCLDDTNGSSTTLTVQLYLLTLGVISSTFY, encoded by the exons ATGGCTGCCCAACCCGCCACTATTGCTACATTACTGCTCTTCCTGCCACTGCTGGTTCAATGTCAGTTTGATGTATGTCGGAATCTGCGGGACTCTGAAGGGGGGCCAGGATGGGAGTTTTACGCATGTCAACCTTCACCTTCCAACATGAAAGAGGTGATGCAGATCAGAGTTGACCCCCCTGGCATCACCTGTGGAAACCCACCTGAGAGATTCTGCACACTG gagaacccATACCTGTGCAGTGATGAGTGTGATGCCTCCAGCCCTGACCTGTCTCACCCACCACAGCTGATGGGAGACAGGGAGCGGGGAGGACTCATCACCTATTGGCAATCAGTCACATGGTCCAAGTTTCCTGAACCACTATTGGCCAACATCACTCTGTCATGGAACAAAAGTCTGGAGCTAGTTGATGACATCACACTCACTTTTGAGTATGGCCGACCAACCAGCATGGTGCTGGAGAAATCACTGGACAAAG GTGTAACCTGGCAGCCATATCAATATTACGCTGATGACTGTCTGGAGGCTTTTGGAATGTCACCCAAAAGGGTCTCTGATTTAGCACCAAGTAACTTAACCCGGGTCATTTGTACTGAGCAGTACTCTCGCTGGGTTGGGGCAAAG gaagagaaaattgTTGTATTTGAGGTGCGTGCTAGGTTTGGAGTGTTCGCAGGTCCAAAGTTGATCAACATGGACGCCTTGTACACCCGTATGGAGATCATGAAGAATCTGAAAGACTTCTTCACCTTCACCAACCTGCGGTTGCGACTCCTGCGTCCAGCACTGGGAGGAACCTATGTTCAGAGAGATAACTTGCTCAAATACTTCTATGCAATTTCAAATATCGATGTACCAGCAAG GTGTAAATGTAACCTCCATGCATCTCAGTGCATGTTACGTGATGCAACACTCCAATGTGAATGTGATCACAACACAAGTGGACAGGACTGTCAACGATGCAGCCTTGGGTTTGAATCTCAAAGCTGGAAACCAGGATCATATCTGCCTCTGCCCAAAGGCACAGCCAACATCT GTGaagcaacagaaacagcagccA TGGCTGGTGACTCAAACCCAACAGCTTCTATCAGACCTTCTGCCACATCAGATGGAGTTACTGACATTGTTAGAGACACTACTACTATCACTTCTACATCTGAGACTACTACGACAACTTCTACTGACAATATTTTAG ACAAACCTCTGCCTGCTGTATCTCCCAAAGAACTTCGCTTTGATGACCCCTCCACTGATGTATCTCTAGTGGATGTACTAACTCCAGATATACCTTCTCCTGCTGTACTTCGTCCATATTTACCTCTCCTTGATATACCTCCAGAAGTACCTCGTCTTGATGAAATCCCTCCTGACACACTTCCCACTTATCTGTCTCCTGTGGATGTACTTACTCCAGATATATTATCTACTACAGCGCTACTTCTAGATATAGTTTCTGGAACACTTTCATCTAAGAGCCAAGACAATCTACGTGAGCCTTTACTAGATGCAGTGTCAGCTAAAGTTTCTGTTGTGTCCTTAATGTCCTCTTCTGAACAAGTTGGACACAATGCTGTACCAGATAAAACCATTGATCAGCCTGATTCCGTAATTGATTTGCCCCCTGTGAAATTCAACTTCTCTTTTGTGGACGTTTCTAAGTCATTTGACCCCGTGTTAGATTCTGTGCCAGTATTCGTTGATGATCCTCGGAATATTTCAGATGATTCCAGTGCACCTACTAACCATCTTATAACAAAGCCTTTGGAGTCTGGCTATAACTCTGTTTTGGAACAGCCAAACAATGACAAAGTAAATGATGaaactggatctatggggctgATTTCCTCTTCCCAAAACAGTGAAAGTAAAAAATACAAGCTAGATTTAACCCAAGAAGAAGAGTCACTGGTTGTTCAGGCGGAAGGACAGTCACCCACAGTTGTATCAACACAAGAGTCAGAAAACAAAGGTCCTGAAGACAAGAATATAGAAGACCAGAATCAAGAAACAG TCACTGAGCCCAATAAGCAAACTAAAGACACTGGTAGAGAAGAGAAAGATGACAAAGGCTATGAGAAAAAAG CAACACAGAAGATTCTGATTCCAGGGGGTTCAAAGTTCAGTCAACTGTCCAAAATTGCCTACATCAGCTTCCAAG ATTGTGAGTGTAACGATCACTCAAGTCGTTGCAGTTACATTGATTTCATCAATGTCGTCACATGTGTGAGCTGTAAACACAACACACGGGGTCAGAGGTGTCAGTACTGTCGTCTTGGGTTCTATAGAAATGCTTCACTTCCGCTCAGTGATGAGAACGTTTGTGCTG TGTGTAACTGTGATGAAGAACGCAGTGTTTCCCCTCACTGTTCGGATGATGGCATATGCCAGTGTAAACCTGGGGCCTCAGGGCGTCGTTGTGACTCCTGCCTACCTGGATATACCTGGAGAGGTAATGGATCAGGCTGCACAG AAAAGATGTGTGATGAGGAGAATTTGATTTGTCGGAACGGAGGAACGTGCATTAACTTTCAGCGTTGCATGTGTCCCGACAGCTTTACAG GTGTGTTTTGTGAGAAGAGCATCTGCCTTAAGGAGAACAGCTGCCTTGATGATACAAATGGCTCCTCTACCACTCTAACTGTACAGCTTTACCTGCTGACCCTGGGGGTTATATCATCTACCTTCTACTGA
- the med27 gene encoding mediator of RNA polymerase II transcription subunit 27 yields the protein MADVVNVGVNLEAFSHAINGIQALRSSVSRVFDFLKDGMKNRENLEGREKLFLTEFQDNLQAVNRDLNELERLSGLVGRPSESHPLHNSGLLSLDPVQDKTPLYSQLLQAYKWSNKLQYHAGLASSLLNQQSLKRSANQMGASAKRRPKVQPSTLVLPPQYVDDVISRIGRMFPDMTIELFRPNGNSAVLLVTLGKVLKAIVVMRSLFIDRTVVRGFSENIYNEDGKLDIWTKSQYQVFQKVTDHATTALLHYQLPQMPDVVVRSFMTWLRSYIKLFQSPCQRCGHFLQDGLPPTWRDFRTLEAFHDTCRM from the exons ATGGCGGATGTTGTGAACGTTGGTGTAAATCTAGAAGCCTTTTCTCACGCAATCAACGGTATTCAGGCATTACGATCGAGCGTAAGTCGCGTGTTCGACTTCTTGAAAGATGGAATGAAGAATAGAGAGAATCTGGAGGGACGAGAGAAGCTGTTTTTAACCGAGTTTCAGGACAACCTACAGGCGGTCAACAGAGACCTTAA TGAGCTGGAGCGTCTCAGTGGGTTGGTTGGTCGTCCCTCAGAGTCTCATCCTCTCCATAATAGCGGCCTGCTGAGTCTGGACCCGGTTCAGGATAAAACGCCTCTGTACTCTCAGCTGCTACAAGCTTACAAGTGGTCCAACAAG TTACAGTACCATGCCGGTTTGGCTTCCAGTTTATTGAACCAACAATCACTAAAACGATCAGCCAATCAAATGGGGGCTTCAGCCAAGAGAAGACCTAAAGTCCAACCAAGTACTTTGGTGCTTCCTCCTCA gtatGTGGATGACGTCATCTCTCGGATTGGCAGGATGTTTCCTGACATGACCATTGAGCTGTTTAGACCAAATGGGAATTCAGCTGTTCTGCTG GTGACCCTGGGGAAGGTGTTAAAGGCCATTGTTGTGATGCGTTCACTGTTCATTGATAGAACCGTTGTTCGTGGTTTCAGTGAAAATATCTACAATGAAGATGGCAAG cTGGACATCTGGACAAAGTCTCAGTACCAGGTGTTTCAGAAG gtAACAGACCATGCCACCACCGCCCTACTGCACTATCAGCTGCCTCAGATGCCTGATGTTGTTGTCCGCTCCTTTATG ACGTGGCTGCGCAGCTATATTAAGCTCTTCCAGTCTCCCTGTCAGCGCTGTGGTCACTTCCTGCAAGATGGA